Part of the Mycolicibacterium thermoresistibile genome, CCCTGGTCAGCCGGTTGATCGCCTGCTGCACCAGGTATTCCGATTCCGGATCGGCGAACGCGGTGGCCTCGTCGAGCACCAGCACCGGGGTGTCGGCCAGGATGGCACGGGCGATCGTCACCCGCTGCCGCTCACCCCCGGACAGCGCCGATCCGGCGCCCAGCACGCTGTCGTAGCCGTCGGGCATCCGGGTGATCCGGTCGTGGATCTGGGCGTCCCGCGCGGCCGTCCGGATCCGCTCGAGACCGGCGTCCGGTTCGGCCAGCGCGATGTTCTCCGCGACGCTGCCGTGCACGAGCTGGGCGTCCTGCAACACGAACCCGACCCGGCGGTACAACTCGTCGGCGGTCAGGGTCCGGATGTCGCGGCCGTCCACCCGGATCGCGCCCTGGGTCACATCGTGGAACCGGGCCACCAGGGCGGCCAGCGTCGATTTACCCGATCCGGACGGCCCGACCAGCGCGGTCACCGTGCCCGGACGCAGCGTCAGCGTCACATCCCGGATCACCGGGACACCCGGCCGGTATTCGAAGCTGACCCGGTCGAGTTCGACGGTGCCCGGTCGGGCCTGATCGCCGGAGGCGTGATCGGTCCCGGCCTGGCCGGTCCGGTCCCGGACGACGAGTTCGGGTTCGTCCAGGACGGTCTGGATCCTGCGGGCGGCCAGCATCCCGGTCTGGATGCCGCTCAACCCGTAGCCGATGCCCAGCAGCCGGGCGCCGAAGGTGGTGCCCAGCAACAGGAACGGCAGCAGGTTCACCGGATCCATCCGGCCGGTGACCACCAGCGGCACCCCGGCGACCAGGATGATCCACAGGAAGGTCGCCGGCCTGGTCACCAGGTCCATCAGCGTCTTCTTCCCGACGAACGGGCGTTGCCAGGACACCAGGAAGTCGATGTAGTCGTCGAGCCGGCGGCGGAACCGGGAGGCCGCGGCGCCGCCGAAGATCCGGATCACCGGCTGGCCCTCGAGGAAGGCGCCCGCCTCCCCGCCCATGCGCTCGGCCCAGCGGGGCGCCTGGGCGATCTTCGATCCGGACTGGATCGTCATCACCGACATCAGCACGAGATAGACCAGCACCGGAATGAACAGCACCAGCGCCACCCGCCAGTCGGCCACGAACAGGTAGACCAGCACGGCCACCGGGGCGACGACGGCCGCGACCGCATCCGGGATGGCGTGGGTGATCAGATAGTGCAGGGCCAGGGTGTCGTCCTGGACGAGTTGTTTGGTCGACGCCGACCCGCGCCGGGTGAACCACCCCAGCGGCAACCGCGACAACTTGGTCAGCAACCGGCCGCGCAACTCATGGGCGAATCGGGCGTCGACGCGGTGCAGCCACAGCGTCATCGCGGCGGCCAGGACGGCGCCCAGCCCGATCAGCGACACGGCGGTCAGACCCAGCGTCCACAGCCGTTCCGCCTCCGCACCGCCGAGCAGCAGCCGGGCCAGTTCGACCAGCAGCACGAACGGCGCCAGTTCGATGAGGGTGATCAGGGCCTGCAACACCCCGGAGACGATCAGCGGCTTCTTCAGCGGGGCCAGCAACCGGCTGCCCGCCTCGGCGCGCCAGCGGCCACGCACCGGTGTGCGCGGCTGCGCGGCACCCGGGGCCGGCGCAGCCTGGGGAGCGCCCGTGGTGGCCGCCGCCGGGGCGGCCGCGTGCTCGGGGGTGCCCGCCCCGCTCGCGGCGGCAGGCTTCGCGGCGGCTTTCGCGGGTGCAGTCTTCGCGGCGGGTTTCGCGGGTGTGGACGTCTCGCCGCGGGAGGAGCCCATCGCCCGGCCCTCGGTCCAGTAGGCCTGGGCGTAGACCTCCCGCTTCGGGAAACCGAATTCGTCGCGCAACCGGGTGCGGACCTGTTTGAGCGCGCCGGCCTCCGGGCCGGCCCAGCAGTACCAGTTCGACCAGTCCCGGAGCTCCAGGGCCGCCGCGAGCGAGGACGCATCGTCGCGGGACACCCGGTGCACCCGCAACCGCGGGTGCTCGGCCAGCGGGATCAGCACATCGTCGTCGTGATGCTGTTCGAGGTACAGCTCGATCGGGATGTCGTGCGGAACCACCTCGATGATGCCGTTGATCGCCGGGGTCGAGGCCGAGTCCCCGATGAGCAGATAGCCGACCGGCCGGTCCTCGGGGTCCTCCGGGACGCTGAAACCCCGCGACCCCATCGACATGACCGCGATGGTGGCGCCGGGCTCGACGGTGCGGGCCCATGTCGAGGCCGGCCCGGCGGGTTCGTGCAGCACCATGTCCACCGCGAACCGGCCGGTCTCCGGGTCGGATTCGGTGATCGTGTAGGCGCGCTGGAACTCGGTGTCGGACCCGTCCGGATCGGGGAACCAGAACCGCAACCAGGAGGTGGGTTCGACGATCACCTCGTCGAACAGCGTCGGCGACACCAGCCGTACCCGCACGAAATGCGGGGCGATGTACTCCTTGTCGACGACGGTGGCCTGATGGTCGCGGGCACCGAGCCCGCGCAGCATCACACCCTGAAATCCGCGTGCCATCGGCATCTCCTCCCGACCGGGCGTCGGATTCACCCGCCCAACTGAGGTTAGCCTCACTTGCCCTGACCGCGGGGCTCCCCCTCCGGCCGGACCATTGACACGATACGGTCGATGTCCTATCAATGAGACATGACAGCAGGTGTGTCTCAGACGCCGGTTCGGTTCACCCTGTCCACCGCCGCCACCTGGTCGGATCCGTGGCCGATGTACGCCGCGTTGCGCGACCACGACCCGGTACATCACGTGGTGCCCGAGCACCGGCCCGAACACGACTACTACGTGCTGTCACGGCATGCCGACGTGTGGCGTGCCGCCCGGGATCACGAGACGTTCTCGTCGGCGCGGGGCCTGACCGTCAACTACGACGAGCTCGAGCTGATCGGGCTGGCCGACAACCCGCCGTTCGTGATGCAGGATCCGCCGGTCCACACCGAGTTCCGCAAACTGGTGTCCCGCGGCTTCACCCCGCGGCAGGTGACAGCGGTGGAACCGGCGGTGCGCCGGTTCGTCGTCGAACGGATCGAACGGCTGCGGGCCGACGGCGGCGGCGACATCGTCGCCGAACTGTTCAAACCGCTGCCGTCCATGGTGGTCGCCCACTACCTCGGGGTGCCGGAATCCGACCGCGCCCAGTTCGACCGCTGGACCGACGCCATCGTGGCAGCCAACACCGGCGCCGACGGTGTCATGGGCGCCGGCGCGGCGGTCGGTGAGATGATGGCGTACTTCACCGAGCTCATCGAGTACCGCCGCCGCGAACCCGCCGACGACACCATTTCGCACCTCGTCGCCGCCGGGGTGGACCCGCTGCCGGTGCTGGCGTTCACCTTCACCATGGTCACCGGCGGCAACGACACCACCACCGGCATGCTCGGCGGGACGATGCAACTCCTGCACCGCCGGCCCGATCAGCGCCGCCTGCTGGTCGAACGACCGGAACTGATCGCCGACGCGGTGGACGAGTTCCTCCGGCTCACCTCCCCGGTGCAGGGGCTGGCCCGCACCTCCACCCGGGACGTCACGATCGGCGACACCACCATCCCGGCCGGCCGCAAGGTGTTGCTGCTGTACGCGTCGGCCAACCGCGATGAACGCGAATTCGGCCCGGATGCAGCCGAACTCGACGTCACCCGCCGGCCCCGCAACATCCTGACGTTCAGCCACGGCGCCCATTTCTGCCTCGGTGCGGCCGCGGCCCGCATGCAGTCACGGGTGGCGCTGACCGAGCTGCTGGTTCGCTGCCCGGAGTTCAGCGTCGACGAGGACGGGATCACCTGGGCCGACGGCGGCTATGTGCGCCGCCCGCTGACGCTGCCGGTCCGGATACCCGGTCAGGCGCCGCGCCGATGACCGGGAACTGGTTGGCCGACCGGCGCACCGAGGTGGCGGCCGAACGCATCCTCGACGCCGCCCACGAACTGTTCACCCGCCACGATGCCGCCACCGTCGGCATGCGCGACATCGCCCGCGCGGCCGGCTGCTCCCGTGCCACCCTGTACCGCTATTTCGACAGCCGGGAGGCCCTCCACACCGCCTATGTGCACCGGGAGGCCCGCCGGCTGTACCGGGAGCTGGGGCCGCGGCTCGCGGCGATCGGCGATCCGCAAAACAGGTTGATCGAGGGCATCCTCGCCGCACTGGACGCCGTTCGGGAGAACCCGGCGCTGTCGTCGTGGTTCGCCGCCGGGCACCGTCCGGTCGGCGCGGAACTGGCGGACCGCTCCGAGGTCATCCACGGCCTGGTGGCGGGTTTCCTGCGCTCGCAGGGTTTCGACGACGACGGGCGCCGGGCCCGGTGGCTGGTGCGGGTCATCGTGTCGCTGTTGCTGTTTCCGGGCCGCGACGAGGCCGAGGAACGCGCGCTGCTCGAGGACTTCGTGGTGCCCGCGGTGGCTCAGGCCACCGAATAGGCCTGCGCCCGCATCGACCTGCGCGACATGCCGTACTCCTCGCGCAGGACCTTGGCCACCGCCCGGGTGGTCCGGTTGTCGCAGGCGACCCAGGCGAATCGACCGGCGGACTCGAGACCGGCCGCGCGGATGGCCTCCACCAGCGCCTGGCCGTCGTTCGTCCGGCCCACCCAGGTGACGCCCGTGCTGCGCAGCACCGGCAGGTGCCTGTCGTCGTCGTGGCGGGCCTCGAGGAACACCCGCGCCGGCGCGTCCCCGATCGCCGCCAGCAGCGCGTTGATCGCCGGCAGCGACGCGGTTACCCTAAGTCACTGATCGCGGACCCGGGTGAACCGGTGCAGGAGCCATGCCAGCGGGATGGTCAGCACCATCGTCCAGACGAACAACCAGAACATCGATCCGGTGTAGACCGGGCTGCGCAGGATCTCCACCATCGCCACTTCCATCAGGATCAGGTGGATCAGGAAGATCTCGTAGGAGATCTCGCCGAGGAACACCATCGGCCGGCTGCCCAGGACGCGCGAATACCAGCCCTTGTTGCCCAGCGCCAACGGCGCGACCATCAGGGTGGCGATCACGGTGTAGAAGCCGGTCTTGGCCCACGCCTCCCACAGTTCGTTCGGTGAGGTGGTCGGTTCACCGCCGATCGGGGTGGCGACGATGAAGTAGCAGATCAGCGCCAGCGGGATGCACACCAGCGCATAGGCGCGCACCCCCATCGGCTGCAGTGCGGCGAGCATCATGCCGCCGAGGAACCAGATCAGGTAGGTGGGCAGCCACAGTCGCGCACCGTCGGGCAGCCAGTCCACGGTGTGCACCAGATACAGCCAGGCCGGGCTGATCGCCGCCAGCACGGCCAACCCCGTCAGCAGCAGCCCGGGCCGCCACCGCCGCCGGCACACCACCACCAGCAGCAGGTACGCCAACAACGGCAGCACCGCATAGAACGCCACCTCCACCGCCAGGCTCCACATCTGGGTGAGCCCCTGGTGCAGGTACGAATACAGGTAGTTGTCGGTGTAGATCTGGGTGTGGGTCAGATTGCGCAGCAATCCCTCCCAGGTGTGGCCCGGGTTGGGGCCCGCGTCGCGGAAGTGATAGACGGCGTAGGCGGCCAGCACGGTGACGACATAGGCCGGCATGATGCGGCGCACCCGCCGCCACGCGTAGCGCTTGACCGACGGTGCGGGCCGGCGTTCGGCCGCGGCCCGCACCCACGGCCCGAACAACAGGAAGCCCGACAGCACGAAGAAGATCGGCACGCCGATCTCCATCCGGGAGTACACCAGCCCGAGATAGCCCTGTGGATAGCGGCCGGTGGTGTAGGCGGCGTGGGTGAGCACCACCAGCAGCGCCGCCACCGCCCGGATCCCGGTCAGGGATGCGACCCGTTCGGCCCGGGAGATCGACTCCAACCCGCCCTGGACGACGTCCGGCTCGGTCAGCTCACCGCCCCGACGAACCGTCATCTGTCTTTCCGCTTCCCTCCGCCGCGGCCCGGACCCCGGTTAGGCCCGTGCGCCGGGCCCCGGTCCAGACGAAGGTCGATCGGCACACCCGAGATCCTGGTGTGTTCAAGGGCTTTCAGCGCCTTGCGGGGCAGTTTGGCGGGCAGTTCCACCAGCGAGTAGTCAGCCCGGATGGTGATGTGACCGAAGTCGCTGCGGTGCAGGCCGCCCTCGTTGGCGATCGCGCCGACGATGTGCCCGGGCCCCACCTTGTGCCGTTTGCCCACCGCGATGCGGTAGGTCGCCATCTTCTGGTCGCCCCGGCGCGGCGGCCGGTCCCGGCGCTCCCGGCCGTCCCTGCGCTCGGACCGCTCCCGGCGCTGCTCCGGCGGCGGCTCGACCATCAGGAACTCGTCACCGTCGCGGGTCTGCACCGCCAGCGCGGCCGCGATGTCGGCCAACGGCACGTCGTGGTCGCGTTCGTAGTCCTCGATCAGGCCGCGGAACAGGTCGATCTGCGGGGAGCTGAGCGCCTCGCTGATGGCGTCTCGGAACTTGGCCACCCGCTTGGCGTTGACGTCGTCGACGGTGGGCATCTCGGCCTCGAGGA contains:
- a CDS encoding TetR/AcrR family transcriptional regulator, yielding MTGNWLADRRTEVAAERILDAAHELFTRHDAATVGMRDIARAAGCSRATLYRYFDSREALHTAYVHREARRLYRELGPRLAAIGDPQNRLIEGILAALDAVRENPALSSWFAAGHRPVGAELADRSEVIHGLVAGFLRSQGFDDDGRRARWLVRVIVSLLLFPGRDEAEERALLEDFVVPAVAQATE
- a CDS encoding acyltransferase family protein, which translates into the protein MTVRRGGELTEPDVVQGGLESISRAERVASLTGIRAVAALLVVLTHAAYTTGRYPQGYLGLVYSRMEIGVPIFFVLSGFLLFGPWVRAAAERRPAPSVKRYAWRRVRRIMPAYVVTVLAAYAVYHFRDAGPNPGHTWEGLLRNLTHTQIYTDNYLYSYLHQGLTQMWSLAVEVAFYAVLPLLAYLLLVVVCRRRWRPGLLLTGLAVLAAISPAWLYLVHTVDWLPDGARLWLPTYLIWFLGGMMLAALQPMGVRAYALVCIPLALICYFIVATPIGGEPTTSPNELWEAWAKTGFYTVIATLMVAPLALGNKGWYSRVLGSRPMVFLGEISYEIFLIHLILMEVAMVEILRSPVYTGSMFWLFVWTMVLTIPLAWLLHRFTRVRDQ
- a CDS encoding cytochrome P450, encoding MTAGVSQTPVRFTLSTAATWSDPWPMYAALRDHDPVHHVVPEHRPEHDYYVLSRHADVWRAARDHETFSSARGLTVNYDELELIGLADNPPFVMQDPPVHTEFRKLVSRGFTPRQVTAVEPAVRRFVVERIERLRADGGGDIVAELFKPLPSMVVAHYLGVPESDRAQFDRWTDAIVAANTGADGVMGAGAAVGEMMAYFTELIEYRRREPADDTISHLVAAGVDPLPVLAFTFTMVTGGNDTTTGMLGGTMQLLHRRPDQRRLLVERPELIADAVDEFLRLTSPVQGLARTSTRDVTIGDTTIPAGRKVLLLYASANRDEREFGPDAAELDVTRRPRNILTFSHGAHFCLGAAAARMQSRVALTELLVRCPEFSVDEDGITWADGGYVRRPLTLPVRIPGQAPRR
- the irtA gene encoding mycobactin import ATP-binding/permease protein IrtA, which translates into the protein MARGFQGVMLRGLGARDHQATVVDKEYIAPHFVRVRLVSPTLFDEVIVEPTSWLRFWFPDPDGSDTEFQRAYTITESDPETGRFAVDMVLHEPAGPASTWARTVEPGATIAVMSMGSRGFSVPEDPEDRPVGYLLIGDSASTPAINGIIEVVPHDIPIELYLEQHHDDDVLIPLAEHPRLRVHRVSRDDASSLAAALELRDWSNWYCWAGPEAGALKQVRTRLRDEFGFPKREVYAQAYWTEGRAMGSSRGETSTPAKPAAKTAPAKAAAKPAAASGAGTPEHAAAPAAATTGAPQAAPAPGAAQPRTPVRGRWRAEAGSRLLAPLKKPLIVSGVLQALITLIELAPFVLLVELARLLLGGAEAERLWTLGLTAVSLIGLGAVLAAAMTLWLHRVDARFAHELRGRLLTKLSRLPLGWFTRRGSASTKQLVQDDTLALHYLITHAIPDAVAAVVAPVAVLVYLFVADWRVALVLFIPVLVYLVLMSVMTIQSGSKIAQAPRWAERMGGEAGAFLEGQPVIRIFGGAAASRFRRRLDDYIDFLVSWQRPFVGKKTLMDLVTRPATFLWIILVAGVPLVVTGRMDPVNLLPFLLLGTTFGARLLGIGYGLSGIQTGMLAARRIQTVLDEPELVVRDRTGQAGTDHASGDQARPGTVELDRVSFEYRPGVPVIRDVTLTLRPGTVTALVGPSGSGKSTLAALVARFHDVTQGAIRVDGRDIRTLTADELYRRVGFVLQDAQLVHGSVAENIALAEPDAGLERIRTAARDAQIHDRITRMPDGYDSVLGAGSALSGGERQRVTIARAILADTPVLVLDEATAFADPESEYLVQQAINRLTRDRTVLVIAHRLHTITHADQIVVLDDGRIVEVGTHDELLAAGGRYRGLWDSGRYSSPDAGRPVSADAVEVGR